A region of Sulfuricella denitrificans skB26 DNA encodes the following proteins:
- a CDS encoding DMT family transporter gives MLVAGILFGCMGVFVKIGSEFFSSAELVFYRSLFGLLIITLIIKIRGMSIATPHWKAHLWRGLSGFAALMLFFYAITQLPLATAVTLNYTAPLFLAFLSVLILKERPHLPLLLAILLGFSGVVLLLRPTLHQEQLIAGLMGLASGFLAAIAYLNVKQLGRLGEPEWRVVFYFTLICTFGGGVWMGIHAFHPVSPRNFLLLLGLGTTATLAQLAMTRAYREGDTLVVGSLAYSTVIFASLWGILLWQEILSLTSWLGIVLIILSGVLASRVAPRLPVT, from the coding sequence ATGCTCGTAGCCGGCATCCTGTTCGGCTGCATGGGGGTATTCGTCAAAATTGGCTCGGAATTTTTTTCCAGCGCTGAACTGGTGTTCTACCGCTCACTGTTCGGCTTGCTGATCATTACCCTGATCATCAAAATCCGGGGCATGAGCATCGCTACACCTCACTGGAAAGCGCACCTTTGGCGCGGACTGTCCGGCTTCGCCGCGCTGATGCTGTTCTTTTACGCCATCACCCAGCTACCGCTGGCTACTGCGGTAACACTCAATTACACCGCGCCGCTGTTCCTTGCCTTTCTCAGCGTGCTGATCCTGAAAGAGCGCCCGCACCTGCCGCTATTGCTGGCCATCCTGCTCGGATTTTCCGGCGTGGTGCTGCTGCTGCGGCCCACCCTGCACCAGGAACAACTGATTGCAGGACTGATGGGGTTGGCCTCCGGCTTTCTCGCCGCCATCGCCTATCTCAACGTCAAGCAACTGGGACGGCTCGGCGAACCGGAATGGCGGGTTGTATTCTATTTCACCCTGATCTGCACCTTCGGCGGCGGCGTCTGGATGGGAATTCACGCTTTTCACCCCGTTTCACCGCGAAATTTTTTGCTCCTGCTTGGTCTTGGCACTACCGCCACCCTGGCACAGCTCGCCATGACCCGCGCCTATCGCGAGGGCGACACGCTGGTGGTCGGCAGCCTGGCCTACAGTACGGTCATCTTCGCCAGTCTTTGGGGCATCCTGCTGTGGCAGGAAATACTGTCCCTGACCAGTTGGCTGGGGATAGTCCTGATTATCTTGAGCGGTGTTCTCGCCTCCCGCGTAGCACCCCGTCTTCCTGTTACATAG
- a CDS encoding ExeA family protein gives MYQSYFNLAEAPFSIAPDPRYLYMSQRHQEALAHLLYGVNGGGGFVLLTGEVGAGKTTVCRCLLEQIPESCDVAYIFNPKLTVAELLSTICAEFGIAFPTGNTSVKVFVDCINAYLLDAHARGRHTVLIIDEAQNLSADVLEQMRLLTNLETSQRKLLQIILLGQPELATMLAQPELRQLAQRIIARYHLGPLTKQEVAAYVRHRLEVSGTQRQLFPAALMGKLYRLSGGIPRIINVLCDRALLGAYVQGKERVDAATLTQAAREVLHQPTTQRRIMMRPLLAGLALVAGSVLAVALYQPIAKDEAQTKAADQAKSESQIQVAKPETALPVILEWPAAEPLSRSKALAYAALFQAWGADYQGEDACRQAESMGLRCRTTRGGLDELRQLNRPAVLHMRDNQGQEFYATLTQLDDKSATFTVGTATSSVALSGLATQWSGHYTILWRMPPVARKNIRPGEHGPDVEWLSKQLAQVHGKTTETTTDPVFDEAMVSQVKQFQLIEGLTPDGAVGPQTLMSLSSAADRTAPKLSRRQGGK, from the coding sequence ATGTACCAGAGTTATTTTAACCTCGCCGAAGCGCCGTTCTCCATCGCGCCGGACCCACGTTATCTCTACATGAGTCAGCGTCACCAGGAGGCGCTTGCGCATCTGCTCTATGGCGTGAATGGCGGCGGCGGGTTTGTGTTGCTCACCGGCGAGGTGGGGGCCGGCAAAACCACGGTATGCCGCTGCCTGCTCGAACAGATACCCGAATCCTGCGATGTCGCCTACATATTTAATCCCAAGCTGACGGTAGCAGAGCTACTCTCGACTATCTGCGCCGAATTCGGCATCGCCTTTCCGACCGGCAACACCAGCGTCAAGGTGTTCGTCGACTGCATCAACGCCTACCTGCTTGACGCCCATGCCAGGGGCAGGCACACCGTACTGATCATCGACGAGGCGCAAAACCTCTCTGCCGACGTACTGGAGCAGATGAGACTGCTCACCAACCTGGAAACCAGCCAGCGCAAACTATTGCAGATCATCCTGCTGGGTCAGCCCGAGCTGGCGACAATGCTGGCACAGCCGGAACTGCGGCAGCTTGCACAACGGATTATCGCGCGCTATCACCTGGGGCCGCTGACCAAGCAGGAAGTTGCTGCCTACGTGCGGCATCGCCTTGAAGTTTCGGGCACGCAGCGCCAGCTGTTCCCGGCTGCGCTGATGGGAAAGTTGTACCGCCTGAGCGGCGGCATTCCCCGGATCATCAACGTACTCTGCGACCGGGCACTGCTGGGCGCCTATGTGCAAGGCAAGGAGCGGGTCGATGCTGCAACCCTCACGCAGGCGGCGCGCGAGGTGCTCCACCAGCCGACGACGCAACGCCGCATCATGATGCGCCCCCTCCTGGCAGGTTTGGCTTTGGTGGCCGGCAGCGTGCTGGCAGTGGCGCTATACCAGCCCATTGCGAAAGACGAAGCACAGACGAAAGCTGCGGATCAGGCAAAATCCGAAAGCCAAATCCAGGTCGCCAAGCCGGAAACGGCATTGCCGGTTATCCTGGAATGGCCGGCAGCGGAGCCGCTCTCGCGCAGCAAGGCGTTGGCTTACGCCGCACTGTTCCAGGCATGGGGTGCCGACTATCAGGGGGAGGACGCATGCCGGCAAGCCGAAAGCATGGGTTTGCGTTGTCGAACCACGCGCGGTGGGCTGGATGAACTGCGTCAACTGAACCGGCCTGCAGTTCTGCATATGCGCGACAACCAGGGCCAGGAATTCTATGCAACCTTGACCCAACTTGATGATAAATCCGCCACCTTCACCGTTGGCACCGCAACCAGCTCAGTCGCCCTGAGTGGCTTGGCGACACAATGGTCGGGGCACTACACCATACTGTGGCGGATGCCGCCGGTTGCACGCAAAAATATCCGGCCGGGGGAGCACGGGCCGGATGTGGAATGGCTGAGCAAGCAACTCGCGCAAGTCCATGGCAAGACGACGGAAACCACCACAGACCCGGTATTTGATGAAGCCATGGTGAGTCAGGTCAAACAGTTTCAACTCATTGAGGGACTCACACCTGACGGTGCCGTTGGGCCTCAAACCCTGATGAGCCTGAGCAGTGCGGCGGACCGAACGGCGCCGAAACTTTCCCGCAGGCAAGGGGGAAAATAA
- the yajC gene encoding preprotein translocase subunit YajC translates to MLISLAHAADAAPADMMGSLSQFLPLIVIFALFYFMMIRPQMKRAKEQKNMIESLQKGDEVVTSGGELGKVAKVSAAYVGLEVAPNVVIHVQKSAITTLLPKGTIKDI, encoded by the coding sequence ATGCTGATTAGTCTTGCACATGCCGCCGATGCCGCGCCGGCCGATATGATGGGTAGCCTGTCGCAGTTCCTGCCCCTGATCGTGATTTTCGCGCTGTTCTACTTCATGATGATCCGCCCGCAGATGAAGCGCGCCAAGGAACAGAAGAACATGATCGAGTCGTTGCAAAAGGGTGACGAAGTGGTTACCTCCGGCGGCGAACTGGGCAAGGTGGCGAAAGTTAGTGCAGCCTATGTCGGTCTGGAAGTCGCCCCGAATGTGGTGATTCATGTGCAAAAATCGGCGATTACGACCCTGCTGCCGAAGGGCACGATCAAGGACATTTAA
- the secD gene encoding protein translocase subunit SecD — MNRYPLWKYILIAAAMLFGLIYTLPNFFGESPAVQVSPLRGMTKVDQGLMKQVEEVLKQNNLAFQGIAFDSSGVKVRFADADTQIKAKDILQSNLGENFVVALNLLSSSPKWLSSMGALPMYLGLDLRGGVHFLLQVDMKGAITKALDRYNGDIRTSLREKRIAYAGISRQDQAVEIKFRDAESRQKAMDELQKTSPDLLLKEVDAGAEFKLVATLKLGAQKRIQEFALQQNITTLRNRINELGVAEPIIQQQGIDRVVVQLPGVQDTAKAKDILGRTATLEIRMVDEEHDVTAAVQSGQIPFGSELYTERKGLPLLVKKGVVLTGDYISDAQPGFEGQSGEPAVHINLDGRGARIFKQLTRDNVGKRMAILLIEKGKGEVITAPVIREEIGGGRVQISGRMTTMEASDVSLLLRAGALAAPMEIIEERTVGPSMGAENIAKGFNSNIYGFVAIAAFMMFYYRFFGVVSTTALAVNVLLLVAILSLLQATLTLPGMAGIALTVGMAIDSNVLINERIREEIRNGLSPQAAIHSGYERAFATILDSNITTLIAGVALFWLGSGPVRGFAVVLCLGILTSMFSAVVVSRGMVNLTYGRKARLEKVSI, encoded by the coding sequence ATGAACCGCTATCCCCTGTGGAAATATATTCTCATCGCCGCAGCAATGCTGTTTGGCCTGATTTACACTCTGCCCAATTTCTTCGGTGAATCGCCTGCGGTCCAGGTTTCGCCATTGCGCGGCATGACCAAGGTAGATCAGGGACTGATGAAGCAGGTCGAGGAGGTGTTGAAGCAAAATAATCTCGCCTTCCAGGGTATCGCATTCGATTCTTCCGGTGTGAAGGTGCGCTTTGCCGATGCCGACACCCAGATCAAGGCCAAGGATATTCTCCAGTCAAATCTCGGAGAGAATTTCGTAGTGGCGCTGAATCTGCTGTCGAGCTCGCCCAAGTGGCTTTCCAGCATGGGCGCACTGCCGATGTACCTCGGTCTGGACTTGCGCGGCGGGGTGCACTTCCTGCTGCAGGTGGACATGAAGGGGGCGATAACCAAGGCGCTCGACCGCTATAACGGCGATATCCGCACCAGTTTGCGCGAGAAAAGAATCGCTTATGCGGGCATCTCCCGGCAGGATCAGGCGGTGGAGATCAAGTTCCGCGATGCCGAATCACGCCAGAAGGCAATGGATGAACTGCAGAAGACTTCACCTGATCTGCTGTTGAAGGAAGTTGATGCGGGCGCCGAATTTAAGCTGGTGGCCACCCTCAAACTGGGGGCGCAGAAGCGCATCCAGGAATTCGCCTTGCAGCAGAACATCACCACTCTTCGCAATCGTATCAACGAACTCGGCGTGGCTGAGCCGATCATCCAGCAGCAGGGTATAGACCGCGTCGTAGTGCAGTTGCCCGGCGTGCAGGATACTGCCAAGGCCAAGGACATTCTCGGTCGTACCGCCACCCTGGAAATCCGCATGGTGGACGAGGAACATGATGTGACGGCCGCAGTGCAGAGCGGCCAGATTCCCTTCGGCAGCGAGCTTTACACCGAGCGCAAGGGCCTGCCGTTGTTGGTGAAGAAGGGCGTGGTGCTGACCGGTGATTACATCAGCGACGCGCAACCCGGCTTTGAAGGGCAAAGTGGTGAGCCAGCTGTGCATATCAACCTGGATGGCCGCGGCGCGCGCATCTTCAAGCAGCTGACCCGCGATAACGTGGGCAAGCGTATGGCGATCCTGCTGATTGAAAAAGGCAAGGGCGAAGTCATCACCGCGCCGGTGATCCGCGAGGAAATCGGCGGCGGCCGGGTGCAGATTTCCGGTCGCATGACCACCATGGAAGCCAGCGACGTTTCGCTGTTGCTGCGTGCGGGTGCTTTGGCGGCGCCGATGGAGATTATCGAGGAACGCACCGTCGGTCCGAGCATGGGTGCGGAAAATATTGCCAAGGGCTTCAATTCCAATATCTATGGTTTTGTCGCCATCGCCGCCTTCATGATGTTCTACTATCGTTTTTTCGGCGTGGTTTCGACGACGGCGCTGGCCGTCAACGTGCTGCTGCTGGTGGCGATACTGTCGTTGCTGCAGGCCACGCTGACCCTGCCTGGCATGGCGGGTATCGCACTGACAGTGGGTATGGCGATCGACTCCAACGTACTGATCAACGAGCGCATCCGTGAGGAAATCAGGAATGGTTTATCGCCACAGGCGGCAATTCATTCTGGTTACGAGCGGGCATTTGCCACCATTCTTGATTCTAATATCACCACTTTGATCGCCGGTGTGGCGTTGTTCTGGCTGGGGTCCGGTCCGGTGCGCGGGTTTGCGGTGGTGTTGTGCCTCGGCATCCTGACCTCGATGTTCAGCGCCGTGGTGGTGTCGCGCGGCATGGTCAACCTGACCTACGGACGCAAGGCGAGGCTGGAGAAGGTTTCGATCTAA
- the nfi gene encoding deoxyribonuclease V (cleaves DNA at apurinic or apyrimidinic sites), which yields MKIVQRHPWDISPTEAIAIQQQLRGEVEREDRLGPVRHVAGVDVGFEEGGGITRAAVAVLAFPTLELVEHAIFRIPTRFPYVPGLLSFREVPAVIGALERLTVIPDLLLCDGQGIAHPRRFGIASHLGLLSGIPSIGVAKTRLIGEQVEPPDRRGAFVPLRYHGETIGAILRSRPGVKPLYISIGHRISLATALDFVMACVTRYRLPETTRWAHRLASGPAVE from the coding sequence ATGAAAATAGTTCAAAGGCACCCTTGGGATATCAGTCCGACTGAGGCGATTGCCATCCAGCAGCAACTGCGCGGCGAGGTGGAGAGGGAAGACCGGCTCGGCCCGGTGCGCCATGTGGCAGGGGTGGACGTGGGTTTCGAGGAAGGCGGCGGGATCACTCGCGCTGCGGTGGCGGTGCTAGCCTTTCCTACGCTCGAACTGGTAGAACATGCCATTTTTCGCATTCCTACCCGTTTTCCCTATGTGCCGGGGCTGCTGTCTTTCCGTGAAGTGCCTGCGGTGATCGGTGCGCTGGAGAGGCTGACCGTCATTCCCGACCTGCTGCTGTGCGACGGTCAGGGTATTGCTCATCCGCGCCGTTTTGGCATCGCCAGCCATCTCGGCTTGCTGAGTGGCATTCCTTCCATCGGCGTGGCCAAAACCCGGTTGATCGGCGAGCAGGTCGAACCGCCCGACCGGCGCGGTGCATTCGTGCCGCTGCGCTATCACGGCGAAACCATAGGCGCAATATTGCGCAGCCGACCCGGCGTGAAGCCGCTCTACATCTCCATTGGTCACCGCATCAGCCTGGCGACGGCGCTCGACTTTGTGATGGCCTGCGTCACCCGTTACCGCCTGCCGGAGACGACGCGCTGGGCGCATCGTCTGGCTTCCGGGCCAGCGGTCGAATGA
- the secF gene encoding protein translocase subunit SecF, whose product MEFFHIKRDIPFMSYARVTTFISLVTFIAAVAALGLKGLNLGVDFTGGTVMEVSYSHQADVPKIRDTLTKIGMHDAAVQNFGTARDVMIRLPLKPDVSTAKLSDQVFHALQGADNSVTLKRVEFVGPQVGKELYENGALALLVVSLGIMAYLAMRFEWRFSVAAIIANMHDVVIILGFFAFFQWEFSLTVLAGILAVLGYSVNESVVVFDRVRENFRKMRKASVPEVIDNAITRTMSRTIITHTMTELMVLSMLFFGGEALYYFALALTIGIVFGIYSSVLVASPIVMWLGVSREDFLKPEKKEGEEAEALP is encoded by the coding sequence CTGGAATTTTTTCATATCAAACGCGACATCCCGTTCATGAGCTATGCGCGGGTGACGACATTTATCTCGCTGGTGACGTTCATCGCGGCGGTGGCGGCGCTGGGGCTGAAGGGTCTTAACCTGGGTGTGGACTTCACCGGCGGTACGGTAATGGAGGTGAGCTACAGCCACCAGGCGGATGTTCCCAAGATTCGCGATACCCTGACCAAAATCGGCATGCACGATGCGGCGGTGCAAAATTTCGGCACGGCGCGCGACGTCATGATTCGCTTGCCACTCAAGCCTGATGTCAGTACCGCCAAGCTTTCCGATCAGGTGTTCCATGCATTGCAGGGTGCGGACAACTCCGTCACGCTGAAGCGCGTCGAATTCGTTGGTCCCCAGGTAGGCAAGGAACTGTATGAGAACGGCGCGCTGGCGCTGCTGGTGGTCTCCCTCGGCATCATGGCCTACCTCGCCATGCGTTTTGAGTGGCGCTTCTCGGTGGCGGCGATCATCGCCAACATGCACGACGTGGTGATCATTCTCGGTTTCTTCGCCTTCTTCCAGTGGGAATTCTCCCTCACCGTGCTGGCCGGCATCCTGGCCGTGCTCGGTTACTCGGTCAACGAATCCGTGGTGGTGTTCGACCGGGTGCGCGAAAACTTCCGCAAGATGCGCAAGGCTTCGGTGCCAGAGGTGATTGACAACGCCATTACCCGCACCATGTCGCGTACCATCATCACCCACACCATGACCGAGCTGATGGTACTGTCGATGCTGTTCTTCGGCGGCGAGGCACTGTACTACTTTGCGCTGGCTCTGACCATCGGCATCGTCTTCGGCATCTACTCCTCGGTGCTGGTGGCTAGCCCGATCGTGATGTGGCTGGGCGTGTCGCGCGAGGATTTCCTCAAGCCGGAGAAGAAGGAAGGCGAAGAGGCGGAAGCGCTGCCCTGA
- a CDS encoding DUF2784 domain-containing protein, whose product MALLADAVLIVHFLFVLFVVGGLFAIWAGAALGWNWVRNRRFRVAHLAAILFVMAESLVGMACPLTIWEDFLRKTSSGGTSFMQRWVGRLTFYDLPEWAFTLAYALFALAVLATFWLIRPQHHDLNLRQNLPPKKPTP is encoded by the coding sequence ATGGCGCTGCTGGCCGACGCAGTCCTGATCGTCCACTTTCTGTTCGTGCTATTCGTGGTGGGTGGTTTGTTCGCCATCTGGGCCGGCGCCGCACTTGGCTGGAACTGGGTGCGCAACCGCCGCTTCCGCGTCGCACATCTTGCCGCCATCCTCTTTGTAATGGCTGAATCTCTCGTCGGCATGGCCTGCCCGCTGACCATATGGGAAGATTTTCTGCGCAAAACCAGTTCGGGCGGGACCAGCTTCATGCAGCGCTGGGTCGGCCGCCTGACCTTCTATGACCTGCCAGAATGGGCATTCACACTAGCATATGCGCTGTTCGCCCTAGCCGTTCTCGCCACTTTCTGGCTTATCCGCCCACAGCACCATGACCTTAACCTGCGCCAGAATCTTCCACCGAAGAAGCCTACTCCTTGA
- the tgt gene encoding tRNA guanosine(34) transglycosylase Tgt, with product MKFDLHATDGPARRGTLTLAHGTVETPAFMPVGTYGTVKAMSPAELKEIGAHIVLGNTFHLWLRPGLEVIEAHGGLHRFMGWDGPILTDSGGFQVFSLGELRKITEEGVKFQSPVNGDRCFLTPEESMRIQKVLNSDIVMIFDECTPHPADLQQAGDSMRLSLRWAERSKRAHEGNPNALFGIVQGGMHESLRDESLAGLVNIGFDGYAIGGLSVGEPKEDMLRILDHVGPQMPAEKPRYLMGVGTPEDLVDAVSRGVDMFDCVMPTRNARNGWLFTRFGTVRIKNAQYRLDMRPLDEACGCYTCRNFTRAYLHHLHRIGEILGARLNTIHNLYYYQELMQGIRRAIEEGRFADFVREFKQARVAGS from the coding sequence ATGAAGTTTGATTTGCATGCTACCGACGGCCCTGCCCGTCGCGGCACCCTGACCCTGGCCCATGGCACAGTCGAAACCCCGGCTTTCATGCCGGTGGGCACCTATGGCACAGTGAAGGCGATGTCTCCCGCCGAGCTGAAGGAAATCGGCGCCCATATCGTGCTCGGTAATACCTTTCACCTGTGGCTGCGCCCCGGTCTGGAGGTGATAGAAGCGCATGGCGGGCTACACCGCTTCATGGGCTGGGACGGGCCGATTCTCACGGATAGTGGTGGTTTTCAGGTGTTCAGCCTGGGCGAACTGCGCAAGATCACGGAAGAGGGTGTGAAGTTTCAGTCACCGGTCAACGGCGACCGCTGCTTCCTGACGCCGGAAGAGTCGATGCGGATACAGAAGGTGCTGAATTCCGACATCGTGATGATCTTCGACGAATGCACGCCTCATCCCGCCGATTTGCAGCAGGCCGGGGATTCGATGCGTCTTTCCCTGCGTTGGGCGGAGCGTTCGAAGCGTGCTCACGAGGGCAATCCCAATGCGCTGTTCGGCATTGTCCAGGGCGGCATGCACGAGAGTCTGCGTGATGAATCTCTGGCCGGGTTGGTGAATATCGGCTTCGACGGTTATGCCATCGGCGGATTGTCGGTGGGCGAGCCGAAGGAGGATATGCTGCGTATTCTCGACCACGTTGGGCCGCAGATGCCGGCGGAAAAGCCGCGCTACCTGATGGGGGTGGGCACGCCGGAGGACCTCGTGGATGCGGTGTCGCGCGGGGTAGACATGTTCGACTGCGTGATGCCGACGCGCAATGCTCGCAACGGCTGGCTGTTTACCCGCTTCGGCACGGTCAGGATCAAGAATGCACAATACCGGCTGGACATGAGGCCGCTGGACGAGGCATGCGGCTGCTATACCTGCCGCAATTTCACCCGCGCCTACCTGCACCACCTGCACCGCATCGGCGAAATCCTCGGCGCACGCTTGAACACCATCCACAACCTGTACTACTACCAGGAGTTGATGCAGGGCATCCGCCGTGCCATCGAGGAAGGACGTTTTGCCGACTTCGTGCGCGAGTTTAAGCAAGCGCGGGTGGCGGGGTCGTGA
- a CDS encoding DedA family protein → MELLASFIDLVLHLDKHLLALVQDYGTWVYLILFLIIFCETGLVVTPFLPGDSLLFVAGALTATGAMELQVLAGLLIAASFMGDNTNYWIGRYVGPKVFSRERSRLLNPKHLEQTHRFYEKHGGKAIILARFFPIIRTFAPFVAGIGRMDYRHFLPYSLVGGVAWVGSLLLAGYFFGNIPFIKQNLTLVIFGIIFLSILPGIIGYLRHRIP, encoded by the coding sequence ATGGAGCTTCTGGCCTCTTTTATCGATCTGGTACTTCACCTCGATAAACACCTGCTTGCACTGGTTCAGGACTACGGTACCTGGGTTTACCTGATTCTGTTCCTGATTATTTTCTGCGAAACCGGTCTGGTGGTGACGCCCTTTCTGCCGGGCGATTCCTTGCTGTTTGTTGCCGGTGCCCTGACCGCGACCGGTGCGATGGAACTTCAGGTGCTGGCAGGTTTGCTGATCGCCGCCTCGTTCATGGGCGACAACACCAATTACTGGATCGGCCGCTATGTCGGGCCGAAGGTGTTCAGCAGGGAGCGTTCGCGCCTGCTCAATCCCAAACACCTGGAGCAGACTCACCGATTTTATGAAAAACACGGTGGCAAGGCCATCATTCTGGCGCGCTTCTTCCCCATTATTCGCACTTTTGCTCCCTTCGTCGCCGGCATCGGTCGCATGGATTACCGCCATTTCCTGCCTTACAGTCTTGTGGGTGGTGTGGCTTGGGTCGGCTCGCTGCTACTGGCCGGCTACTTCTTCGGCAATATCCCGTTCATCAAGCAGAACCTGACGCTGGTGATATTCGGCATTATTTTCCTGTCGATTCTGCCAGGAATTATCGGTTACCTGCGCCACCGCATCCCATAG
- a CDS encoding SpoIIAA family protein encodes MITIELRSHLVNVGVLGQFTLADFKELEDAVMYKIKFEGRVNLLIDLRDMARFTVDVAWEEIKFTREHRFDLWKIAVVTDSQWITWSTWLTSLFTPAETRVFDDYNLASDWVASV; translated from the coding sequence ATGATCACCATCGAACTCCGCAGCCACCTCGTCAACGTCGGCGTGCTGGGCCAGTTCACCCTTGCCGACTTCAAGGAGCTGGAAGACGCCGTTATGTACAAGATCAAGTTCGAGGGTCGGGTCAACCTGCTGATCGATCTGCGCGACATGGCCAGGTTCACCGTGGATGTTGCCTGGGAAGAAATCAAGTTTACCCGCGAACACCGCTTCGACCTGTGGAAAATCGCCGTGGTCACCGATAGCCAATGGATCACCTGGAGTACCTGGCTGACCAGCCTGTTCACACCTGCTGAAACCCGGGTGTTCGACGACTACAACCTGGCCAGCGATTGGGTTGCCAGCGTTTAG
- a CDS encoding general secretion pathway protein GspB yields the protein MKPDASAPARTETHDTPPRDVATHPASGPEKPADAAREQKVVPMAELPLPIQQEIPAMTIPLHAYSSKPRDRLVSINDRMLREGESLTPGLRLEQITKDGLIFSYKGYRFQRGVQ from the coding sequence ATGAAACCAGACGCGTCCGCACCCGCCAGAACCGAGACGCACGACACTCCGCCCAGAGACGTTGCCACCCACCCGGCTTCCGGGCCGGAAAAGCCCGCCGACGCTGCACGGGAACAGAAAGTAGTACCCATGGCCGAACTGCCTCTCCCTATCCAGCAGGAGATTCCAGCCATGACGATTCCGCTCCATGCCTATTCGAGCAAACCCAGGGATCGCCTCGTCAGCATCAATGACCGGATGCTGCGGGAAGGCGAATCCCTGACGCCCGGCCTCAGGCTGGAGCAAATCACCAAGGATGGCCTGATTTTCAGCTACAAGGGATATCGTTTCCAGCGCGGTGTTCAGTAG
- the purB gene encoding adenylosuccinate lyase: protein MNLSTLTALSPLDGRYHNKVADLRAYFSEFALIRYRVKVEIEWLKALSREPAIAEVPTFSTETFAQLDALANNFSEVDAQAVKDIEKVTNHDVKAVEYWMKARLADNAEVMKVSEFIHFACTSEDINNLSHGLMLKDAREAAMLPGLAKVVARLIEFAHELANMPMLAHTHGQPASPTTVGKELANVAYRLQRQQKRLIEVAILGKTNGAVGNYNAHLSAYPDFDWERFAKHFVEGLGLDFNPYTIQIEPHDCMAELFDAYARTNTILIDLDRDIWGYISMGYFKQKVKAGEVGSSTMPHKVNPIDFENSEGNLGLANALLRHLSEKLPISRWQRDLTDSTVLRNMGVGLGYTLLGYDSCLRGLNKLEANPQRLNDYLDHNWEVLAEPIQTVMRRYGVENPYEQLKELTRGKGGITKETLHAFIAKLAIPEEAKQRLLQMTPHNYTGMAAELATRI from the coding sequence ATGAATCTCTCCACGCTTACCGCATTATCCCCTCTGGATGGGCGCTATCACAACAAGGTGGCCGACCTGCGCGCCTATTTCAGCGAGTTCGCGCTGATCCGCTATCGCGTCAAGGTGGAAATCGAATGGCTCAAGGCGCTCTCGCGCGAGCCCGCCATCGCCGAAGTCCCGACCTTCTCCACTGAAACCTTCGCGCAGCTGGACGCACTGGCAAACAATTTTTCGGAAGTCGATGCCCAGGCGGTCAAGGATATCGAGAAGGTCACCAACCACGACGTCAAGGCGGTCGAATACTGGATGAAAGCTCGGCTGGCCGACAATGCAGAAGTGATGAAGGTGAGTGAATTCATCCATTTCGCCTGCACCTCGGAAGACATCAACAACCTGTCACACGGCCTGATGCTGAAGGATGCGCGCGAAGCGGCGATGCTGCCCGGTCTTGCCAAGGTCGTCGCCCGGCTTATCGAGTTCGCCCATGAACTCGCAAACATGCCGATGCTGGCCCACACCCATGGACAGCCCGCCTCGCCCACCACGGTCGGCAAGGAGCTGGCCAACGTGGCCTACCGCCTGCAGCGCCAGCAAAAGCGCCTGATTGAGGTCGCCATCCTGGGCAAGACCAATGGTGCGGTGGGCAACTACAATGCCCATCTGTCGGCCTATCCCGATTTCGACTGGGAGCGCTTCGCGAAGCATTTTGTCGAAGGACTGGGGCTGGATTTCAACCCCTACACCATCCAGATCGAACCGCACGACTGCATGGCCGAGCTGTTCGATGCCTACGCCCGCACCAACACCATCCTGATCGACCTCGACCGCGACATCTGGGGCTACATTTCGATGGGCTACTTCAAGCAGAAGGTGAAGGCCGGCGAAGTGGGTTCCTCCACCATGCCGCACAAGGTCAATCCGATTGATTTCGAAAACTCGGAAGGCAACCTTGGGCTGGCCAACGCCCTGCTGCGGCACCTCTCCGAAAAGCTGCCGATTTCCCGCTGGCAGCGCGACCTCACGGACTCCACCGTGCTGCGCAACATGGGCGTGGGTCTGGGCTACACTCTACTCGGTTACGATTCCTGCCTGCGCGGCCTCAACAAGCTGGAAGCCAACCCGCAACGCCTGAATGACTACCTGGATCACAACTGGGAAGTACTGGCGGAACCGATCCAGACCGTGATGCGCCGCTACGGCGTGGAGAACCCCTACGAGCAGCTCAAGGAACTCACCCGCGGCAAAGGCGGCATCACCAAGGAAACGCTGCATGCCTTCATCGCCAAACTCGCCATACCGGAGGAAGCGAAACAGCGGCTGCTGCAGATGACTCCGCACAACTACACCGGCATGGCGGCGGAACTGGCGACGAGGATTTAA